A window of the Pelagicoccus albus genome harbors these coding sequences:
- a CDS encoding class I SAM-dependent methyltransferase produces MNTVSYNREAWNQQSIRGSEWCTPVSSEEIESARKGDWKVILTPNKAVPKAWFGDLPGKALLCLASGGGQQAPILSAAGAKVTSFDNSDEQLAKDLLVAKRDGLEITAKQGDMADLSAFPDSSFDLIFHPVSNVFVESVLPVWKECFRVLKPNGRLLSGFMNPAFFLFDHDELENAGEPVVKYSIPYSDKSDLPPEKLEKIQRDKIAYEFGHSLQDQIGGQTAAGFVIADLYEDDWSDEASPLNKYFRINMATLAIKLEVPQVI; encoded by the coding sequence ATGAACACCGTTAGCTACAACCGAGAAGCTTGGAATCAGCAATCGATTCGGGGCAGCGAATGGTGCACGCCTGTTTCTTCCGAAGAAATTGAATCCGCCCGAAAGGGGGACTGGAAAGTAATCCTTACTCCAAACAAAGCCGTCCCTAAAGCATGGTTTGGCGACCTGCCAGGCAAAGCACTGTTGTGTCTTGCTTCCGGCGGCGGACAGCAAGCTCCTATCCTCTCCGCGGCTGGAGCGAAGGTTACCAGTTTCGACAACTCAGACGAACAACTCGCAAAAGACCTGCTCGTTGCGAAACGAGATGGACTCGAAATAACTGCCAAACAGGGAGATATGGCTGACCTTTCGGCATTTCCCGACAGCTCTTTCGATCTAATCTTCCATCCTGTTTCCAATGTATTCGTCGAATCCGTACTGCCCGTGTGGAAAGAGTGTTTTCGAGTTTTAAAACCAAATGGACGGCTTCTCTCTGGATTTATGAATCCTGCATTTTTCCTTTTCGATCACGACGAACTTGAGAACGCAGGTGAGCCTGTAGTAAAATATTCAATACCTTACTCGGACAAAAGCGACCTTCCGCCTGAGAAACTAGAGAAAATCCAGAGGGATAAAATCGCGTACGAGTTTGGACACAGCCTTCAAGACCAAATCGGCGGCCAAACTGCCGCCGGATTTGTAATCGCTGACCTTTACGAAGATGACTGGAGCGATGAAGCTTCACCGCTCAATAAGTACTTCCGCATCAATATGGCGACACTCGCAATTAAACTAGAAGTGCCACAGGTTATCTAA
- a CDS encoding THUMP domain-containing class I SAM-dependent RNA methyltransferase, translated as MYKRTILVTCPKACSEILAEELKSLGYEPTSLVSNGVFTTGTYEDCIRLNLTLRTGLRVLWEVDNFMARDGEDLYHQAVRMPWEEWIPEEDAYISIVSSVRNDTVVNTNFPNLRLKDAIVDRMREVTGDRPNSGNERDRGVVFLYWHEEEVCIYLDTSGIPISNRNYRSMPGAAPMRENLAASVINATRWDRKSTFVNPMCGSGTLAIEAALIASGVPGQQQRHEFAFQHFKPYDAKRYEEIRKELRKRIPDSLPFQIIASDIDRQAIRAAETNAKKAGVAHLIDFRVCDFRESPIPDEPGVIVLNPEYGERLGEQRQLETIYKAIGDLFKQSCQGYWGYIFTGNKTLGKRVGLKTKRKIEFYNGPIECRLLEYELYGGTRNPKYTNQ; from the coding sequence ATGTACAAACGTACCATTCTCGTCACCTGCCCTAAAGCCTGTTCCGAAATCCTTGCAGAAGAACTCAAAAGCCTCGGCTACGAACCTACCTCGCTCGTTTCCAACGGCGTATTCACAACCGGAACCTACGAAGACTGTATTCGGCTCAACCTGACACTTCGTACCGGCCTCCGCGTGCTTTGGGAAGTAGACAATTTTATGGCTCGCGATGGAGAAGATCTCTACCATCAAGCCGTACGAATGCCTTGGGAAGAATGGATTCCAGAGGAGGATGCCTACATCTCCATCGTCTCATCCGTGCGAAACGATACCGTGGTAAATACGAACTTCCCTAACCTCCGCCTCAAGGACGCAATCGTGGATCGAATGCGAGAGGTCACCGGCGATCGCCCCAACTCCGGCAACGAACGCGATCGCGGAGTCGTCTTCCTCTACTGGCACGAGGAAGAGGTCTGCATCTACTTGGACACTTCCGGCATACCAATTTCCAACCGGAACTACCGTTCCATGCCGGGAGCTGCTCCCATGCGCGAAAATCTGGCAGCCTCCGTCATCAATGCGACTCGCTGGGACAGAAAATCTACCTTTGTAAATCCCATGTGCGGATCAGGCACACTGGCAATCGAGGCAGCCCTAATCGCTTCTGGCGTTCCGGGCCAGCAACAGCGCCACGAGTTTGCATTTCAACATTTCAAGCCCTACGACGCCAAGCGTTACGAAGAGATTCGCAAGGAGCTCCGCAAACGCATCCCTGACTCACTCCCCTTTCAAATCATCGCCTCCGATATCGATCGTCAGGCCATTCGGGCCGCTGAAACCAACGCAAAAAAAGCGGGCGTCGCCCATCTCATCGACTTCCGAGTTTGCGATTTCCGAGAATCACCCATTCCGGATGAGCCTGGAGTCATCGTATTGAATCCTGAATACGGCGAACGACTCGGCGAACAGAGACAGCTTGAAACGATATACAAAGCGATCGGCGACTTGTTTAAACAAAGCTGCCAAGGATACTGGGGATACATTTTCACCGGAAACAAGACTTTAGGAAAAAGGGTCGGACTCAAAACCAAGCGTAAAATCGAGTTCTACAACGGTCCTATCGAATGTCGTCTACTGGAATACGAACTTTACGGCGGCACCCGTAATCCCAAATACACGAATCAATAA